In Bythopirellula goksoeyrii, a single window of DNA contains:
- the trpD gene encoding anthranilate phosphoribosyltransferase: MEDTFSTLRSQIVAGEDLTASQMKGAIGQIMTGGCTDLEIGTFLTALAEKGESVAEVAGAAAAMRANMTPILSHHDVLLDTCGTGGGGSTTFNISTTAALVIAAAGVPVAKHGNRSVTSKSGSADVLAGLGVNIEATVPQVERCLNELGICFCFAPLMHPAMKHVAAVRKRLGIRTIFNLLGPLANPAGAGYQLLGVGRPEIRPLIASALGMLGTERSFVVSGYDGLGEVTLAGTTHVTEVSPAGEKEFEWDPEDFAISRSGLDTLQITSPEDSVQLVRSVLDGEPGPARDIVLLNAAAGLLVVGHSASPKEAASVTAEAIDRGKAQALLDQLVCLSHEPAS, translated from the coding sequence ATGGAAGACACATTCAGCACATTGAGGTCCCAAATAGTCGCTGGAGAAGATCTCACAGCCAGCCAAATGAAAGGTGCTATCGGTCAGATCATGACGGGAGGCTGCACCGATCTGGAGATAGGGACATTCTTGACGGCCTTGGCCGAGAAGGGAGAATCGGTTGCCGAAGTTGCCGGGGCGGCGGCAGCGATGAGGGCGAACATGACGCCCATTCTAAGCCATCATGACGTCCTGCTCGACACGTGCGGCACCGGTGGAGGTGGGAGCACCACATTTAATATTAGCACTACAGCCGCCCTGGTAATCGCCGCCGCAGGTGTTCCCGTCGCAAAGCACGGCAATCGCAGCGTAACCAGCAAGAGCGGCTCGGCAGATGTGCTCGCTGGTTTAGGAGTAAACATCGAAGCTACGGTGCCCCAAGTGGAACGGTGCTTGAACGAACTAGGGATCTGTTTTTGCTTTGCTCCGCTGATGCACCCTGCCATGAAGCATGTCGCAGCAGTTCGCAAGCGGTTAGGCATCCGCACCATATTCAATCTCCTCGGCCCCTTGGCAAATCCAGCCGGGGCAGGATATCAATTGCTGGGAGTTGGGCGGCCTGAAATCCGGCCTCTCATTGCCTCGGCACTAGGGATGCTGGGTACAGAGCGTTCGTTTGTTGTGAGTGGCTACGATGGTCTCGGCGAGGTTACGCTGGCTGGCACCACGCATGTCACCGAAGTGTCCCCAGCTGGAGAAAAAGAGTTTGAATGGGATCCAGAGGATTTCGCAATTTCACGTAGTGGGCTCGATACACTACAGATTACAAGTCCTGAGGACAGCGTTCAACTCGTACGAAGTGTGCTGGATGGAGAACCCGGACCTGCCCGAGATATTGTCCTCTTAAATGCCGCAGCGGGGCTGCTGGTGGTTGGCCACTCTGCCTCCCCTAAAGAAGCAGCCTCAGTAACTGCGGAAGCAATCGATCGCGGCAAGGCCCAAGCATTGCTCGATCAGCTAGTTTGCTTGTCCCACGAACCGGCGAGTTGA
- a CDS encoding MBL fold metallo-hydrolase has product MSRLPTTRDIRGQLIFLGTGTSVGVPAIGCGCEVCTSTDPHNNRTRCSLVLGLEAGNLLIDTSPDLRTQLLREKIGIVQAVLYTHEHADHIFGLDDLRLMQFYLGGPVPLYCEQQVEDRIRKSFDYAFRDPSGLHRGAVPQLQMERIGLEPFKVLGTPVIPLRLEHGPHCQVLGFRFGDVAYCTDTNSIPVESMKKLRDLEVLILDCLRFNPHTTHFSLDEALAVAEELAPRRTLLTHLSHELDHAKVSAKLPAGVELAYDGLSVPLQ; this is encoded by the coding sequence TTGTCCCGATTGCCTACAACACGTGATATCCGAGGCCAGCTGATATTCCTCGGCACCGGTACTTCGGTGGGAGTTCCTGCCATTGGCTGTGGGTGTGAAGTTTGCACGAGTACCGATCCACACAACAACCGCACTCGGTGCAGTTTGGTATTGGGGCTCGAAGCAGGAAATCTATTGATCGACACTTCCCCCGACCTGCGCACCCAACTCTTGCGCGAAAAAATTGGTATAGTTCAGGCCGTTCTCTACACCCATGAGCATGCCGACCACATCTTCGGACTCGATGATTTGAGATTGATGCAGTTCTACCTTGGCGGTCCTGTACCATTGTATTGCGAGCAACAGGTGGAGGATCGTATTCGCAAGTCCTTCGACTACGCGTTTCGCGATCCGAGTGGCTTGCACCGTGGGGCCGTTCCACAATTGCAAATGGAGAGAATAGGCCTGGAGCCCTTTAAGGTACTCGGAACCCCGGTTATTCCGCTTCGTCTAGAGCATGGGCCGCATTGCCAAGTACTCGGATTTCGCTTCGGTGATGTGGCTTACTGTACCGACACGAATTCGATTCCCGTCGAAAGCATGAAAAAGCTCCGCGATTTAGAAGTGCTAATCCTCGACTGCCTGAGATTCAATCCTCATACGACACACTTTAGTCTAGATGAAGCGCTGGCAGTTGCAGAAGAACTCGCGCCGCGCAGGACACTGCTGACACACCTATCGCACGAACTGGATCACGCCAAAGTAAGCGCTAAACTCCCTGCCGGAGTGGAACTAGCCTATGACGGCCTGAGCGTTCCACTCCAATGA
- a CDS encoding S1C family serine protease, with protein MLPGKLPISVRLFLVSILAFWNSFSPLRLAAQQVTSNAPVSEREQAFAELDRDVESLDSQLGIYKRVIKLVSPSVVHVEATPRPQYRLRRDAEEAGSAVLVRYRGSDYVLTNRHVIKHSDASLISLELSDGRQLRPQRIWEDRETDVAVLLVEAANLVPARIGNSDQMEIGDIVLAFGSPFNLQRSVTRGIISAKGRSNLDLGEGEVMYQNFLQTDAAINPGNSGGPLVNMRGEVIGMNTAIASNSGGNEGIGFSIPINIAVRIMRQLIDAGEVERGFLGVALDRSFDDASARRVGLTRLTGARVTNITPGSPASGADIQTGDIILRFDGMLIDNDEHLINLVKRTEVGRKVPVELFRSGQLEKVYVSIVRWEVPDQSAP; from the coding sequence ATGCTTCCAGGAAAATTGCCAATATCCGTGAGGCTCTTTCTAGTATCTATTTTGGCGTTCTGGAATTCGTTCTCTCCACTTCGACTCGCTGCTCAGCAAGTAACAAGCAATGCTCCTGTCAGCGAACGAGAACAGGCCTTTGCGGAATTAGACCGCGATGTAGAGTCACTCGATTCTCAACTTGGCATCTACAAGCGTGTCATTAAGCTCGTTTCTCCTTCAGTAGTGCATGTGGAAGCCACACCACGTCCTCAGTATCGCTTGAGACGGGATGCCGAAGAGGCGGGGTCCGCCGTGCTGGTACGTTATCGTGGGTCTGACTACGTGCTGACAAATCGCCATGTAATCAAGCATTCTGACGCAAGTCTAATTTCCCTGGAATTATCCGACGGTCGGCAGCTACGTCCTCAACGGATATGGGAAGATCGAGAAACAGACGTAGCCGTGCTACTCGTAGAAGCAGCCAATCTTGTCCCTGCTCGCATCGGCAATAGCGACCAGATGGAAATTGGCGATATCGTTCTTGCTTTTGGCAGTCCCTTCAATCTCCAGCGAAGCGTGACCCGAGGAATCATCAGCGCCAAGGGCCGCTCCAACCTGGACCTTGGTGAAGGGGAAGTGATGTATCAGAACTTCCTTCAAACCGACGCGGCCATCAATCCTGGAAATTCTGGTGGACCGCTGGTGAATATGCGAGGGGAAGTCATAGGCATGAATACTGCCATTGCCAGCAATTCCGGTGGCAACGAAGGTATCGGCTTTTCAATCCCCATCAACATCGCAGTGCGTATCATGCGCCAACTCATCGATGCCGGCGAAGTCGAACGAGGTTTCCTTGGAGTTGCATTGGACCGCAGTTTTGACGATGCCTCGGCACGTCGGGTTGGCCTGACTCGGCTGACGGGTGCCCGAGTAACCAACATTACTCCCGGTTCGCCAGCCAGTGGAGCCGACATTCAGACGGGTGACATCATCCTTCGTTTCGACGGAATGTTGATCGACAATGACGAGCACTTAATCAATCTAGTCAAACGCACTGAAGTGGGGCGCAAGGTGCCCGTGGAGCTATTCCGCTCAGGTCAGCTAGAGAAGGTCTATGTCAGTATCGTACGATGGGAAGTCCCTGATCAGTCGGCTCCCTAG
- a CDS encoding FHA domain-containing protein: MTTLQVEETVASQSLPSSPTRFKLDIFSDDQWTHSIELPAGKCTIGSSPSCQVRLAEEQVRPLHCLLVHGCDGVTATSWSPGMLLNDQEFTTAPLYAGDKLSIGSLQLKLAITDAVDSELPQDAKNTPSNEPKLEQTPDLPPDPQPCQTEESSRKYEVCDTIVLVGDKSSLQADKKLAEINQQSRNRCRSLIASLRQERSLAKKSQQEAESYAERWEAAEQERNSLAAELEQLRTSFAEENRSLAEQLQALEGERDWLSGEVEQLRTNATEEVRHLTEQLHSVQGERELLAEELEEVRTNTSEQIHQLSEQLQVGQAERESLSHELEQLRNSSTERDSQQAAELDRVIGELSAAYEKTSQLEAALNEAEARSQEAQRRIDELSANCDQFTESTHCLQEEKNQLSQQIAEQDNRIAELEHDHVASLEAAQIAEARLAEQIQGQNELSDELAALRKELSEAKTENARLKEESEDLQRSASDYQQLLQCAKEELRVTVENLERHSSEQEDLRNELSELRTEREQYSDEKAKLINEAAEQRNQNELLEIDVKSLTSEWQQSLAEITRLKKAEEENLFRIEELEEEQVNFDKNAFEALRVERDQLSEQLRSIQEDIDAREELLQNASQRLEQLHAIVSESEEAQAELNEDIAARIGQIELLTGELDDLRANVIRHEEERKQFSEKITDRENTIEQLRAEFDELRASIALAEQERDNIAQSFASQESQLIELTSELEGKRAEIEAFSIEREQHATSISNHESQIDLLSTDLDTLRTKLEEVEQERNQLVERLASQESESEGFKAELEELRSKDSQIDEEQEEYFQCIAAQVDQIEELTSQLETVHKKFSLVEQERDHVAKSLAERESKIEQLTADLKQSQELLTECSEQAQQLNVVHKQTLAELEQARGAGATDTTGVVKAMTIKLPSESEVNSDSAEAVPTEEDSTEYVKSPTVALTTPIDLEEKEEQAEPSADFQPPSFIDQYSHLLDENGFGQVEERSPLAPESIAPAKDSPLPSNPLSEADGEDDGDLEAYMSNLMRRVRGEVSGVSNPHTYSGIQESSFNGDSQIQKTNSHTASPKRTETEDIKPEEPHGLLDIADLKATSSKPSQPIDLASMRELANTSARSAIAKHSKRRHFEGVLGKFLVSSIAGGTATAMIASAEHFAHPLFLGGCAVGVVSIYWGFKLIAELLEMIRDGGAESKTAEFSEQADSLPIDGGNKCLEASQD; this comes from the coding sequence ATGACCACTCTGCAAGTAGAAGAAACAGTTGCATCGCAAAGTCTCCCGTCGAGTCCTACTCGGTTCAAGCTGGATATTTTCAGTGATGACCAGTGGACCCATTCGATCGAACTACCTGCGGGTAAATGTACCATCGGCTCGAGCCCCAGTTGCCAAGTACGGCTCGCAGAAGAGCAGGTTCGCCCTCTGCATTGTCTGTTGGTGCACGGCTGCGATGGAGTCACTGCCACAAGCTGGTCGCCAGGGATGTTGCTCAATGACCAAGAGTTCACTACTGCACCACTCTATGCAGGTGACAAACTCTCGATCGGCAGTTTGCAATTGAAACTAGCAATCACCGATGCCGTCGATTCTGAGCTGCCACAGGACGCCAAAAATACTCCCAGTAACGAACCGAAGTTGGAGCAGACTCCTGACCTACCACCAGACCCACAGCCCTGCCAGACAGAAGAATCGTCAAGAAAGTACGAAGTCTGCGATACCATTGTGTTGGTCGGAGACAAGAGCTCACTGCAAGCAGATAAGAAACTTGCCGAGATTAATCAGCAGTCGCGTAATCGGTGCAGGAGTCTGATCGCAAGCCTCCGCCAGGAGCGATCACTTGCAAAAAAGTCACAGCAAGAAGCAGAATCCTATGCCGAACGCTGGGAAGCTGCCGAGCAGGAGCGAAACTCTCTTGCCGCTGAATTGGAACAACTTCGGACGAGTTTTGCAGAAGAGAACCGCAGTCTTGCTGAGCAATTGCAGGCCCTAGAGGGAGAACGGGATTGGCTCTCCGGTGAGGTGGAGCAGTTGCGAACCAACGCTACCGAGGAGGTCCGGCACCTGACCGAGCAACTTCATTCCGTCCAAGGTGAACGTGAATTGCTCGCCGAAGAACTAGAAGAAGTCCGCACCAACACCTCGGAACAGATTCACCAGCTATCCGAACAACTCCAAGTTGGCCAGGCAGAACGCGAATCACTTTCCCACGAACTAGAGCAACTCCGCAACAGCTCAACTGAGCGTGACTCGCAGCAGGCCGCGGAGTTGGATCGTGTGATTGGCGAGTTATCTGCTGCCTACGAAAAAACATCTCAATTAGAAGCGGCGCTGAATGAGGCAGAGGCACGAAGTCAAGAAGCACAGCGTCGAATCGACGAACTGAGTGCAAATTGCGATCAATTTACAGAATCTACGCATTGCCTCCAGGAAGAGAAAAACCAACTCTCTCAGCAGATTGCCGAGCAAGACAATCGTATTGCCGAACTGGAGCATGATCACGTTGCATCCCTGGAAGCGGCACAGATCGCAGAAGCCAGACTTGCAGAACAGATTCAGGGCCAAAATGAACTCTCCGATGAATTGGCCGCTCTTAGAAAAGAGCTTTCTGAAGCGAAAACAGAAAACGCTCGTTTGAAGGAGGAGTCTGAGGATCTACAACGCTCGGCATCAGATTATCAACAGCTCTTGCAGTGTGCAAAAGAGGAACTTCGGGTTACTGTCGAAAATCTAGAACGGCACTCCAGTGAGCAAGAAGACCTCCGCAATGAACTATCTGAGTTGCGCACGGAGCGTGAACAGTATTCGGACGAGAAAGCGAAGCTGATCAACGAGGCTGCTGAGCAACGCAACCAAAACGAGTTGTTGGAGATCGACGTCAAGAGCCTTACCTCGGAATGGCAGCAATCGCTAGCTGAAATCACTCGGCTGAAGAAGGCAGAGGAAGAAAACCTATTCCGCATCGAAGAACTTGAAGAAGAGCAAGTCAACTTCGACAAGAATGCGTTTGAGGCACTCAGAGTAGAACGCGACCAATTGTCAGAACAATTGCGATCGATCCAGGAAGATATCGATGCACGCGAAGAACTACTCCAGAATGCCTCTCAACGGCTGGAACAACTCCACGCTATCGTCTCTGAGAGCGAGGAAGCTCAGGCCGAATTAAATGAAGACATTGCCGCCCGAATTGGACAGATTGAGCTGCTGACAGGCGAATTGGATGACTTGCGGGCGAACGTCATTCGCCATGAGGAAGAGCGCAAACAATTCTCAGAGAAGATCACTGACCGCGAGAATACGATAGAGCAGCTTCGTGCCGAATTCGATGAACTCAGAGCGAGTATTGCGCTAGCTGAGCAGGAGCGAGATAATATAGCCCAAAGCTTCGCCTCACAAGAGTCACAACTTATCGAGCTAACGAGTGAACTTGAGGGTAAGCGGGCGGAGATCGAAGCTTTCTCGATTGAACGTGAACAGCATGCTACAAGTATCTCCAACCATGAGAGCCAAATAGATCTGCTAAGCACCGATCTCGACACTTTGCGGACGAAACTTGAAGAAGTCGAACAAGAGCGGAACCAACTTGTGGAGAGATTGGCTTCCCAAGAGTCGGAGTCTGAAGGTTTCAAAGCTGAACTGGAAGAGCTGCGTTCCAAAGACTCTCAGATTGATGAAGAGCAAGAGGAATATTTCCAGTGCATAGCTGCCCAGGTTGATCAGATTGAAGAACTAACTTCCCAGCTCGAAACAGTTCATAAGAAGTTCTCTCTGGTTGAGCAAGAACGTGACCACGTCGCCAAGTCTCTTGCAGAGCGGGAAAGCAAAATCGAACAGTTGACAGCCGATCTAAAACAATCGCAAGAGTTGCTGACCGAATGTAGTGAACAGGCACAGCAGTTGAACGTGGTTCACAAGCAGACTCTGGCAGAGCTTGAGCAGGCCCGTGGGGCAGGTGCCACTGACACTACGGGAGTAGTGAAAGCTATGACTATTAAGCTACCAAGTGAATCGGAGGTCAACTCCGATAGCGCGGAAGCGGTGCCCACAGAAGAAGATTCCACAGAATACGTCAAATCGCCGACCGTTGCACTTACCACTCCTATCGATCTCGAAGAAAAAGAAGAACAAGCGGAGCCATCCGCTGATTTCCAGCCACCTTCGTTCATCGATCAATACAGCCATTTGCTTGATGAAAACGGCTTTGGACAGGTCGAAGAGAGATCCCCTCTAGCGCCAGAATCAATAGCACCCGCTAAGGATTCTCCGCTGCCAAGTAATCCTCTCTCTGAAGCGGATGGCGAAGACGATGGGGACCTGGAAGCCTATATGTCGAATCTCATGCGACGCGTGAGAGGAGAAGTGTCTGGTGTCTCGAACCCTCACACCTATAGTGGCATTCAAGAGTCTAGTTTCAATGGCGATTCTCAAATCCAGAAAACAAACTCTCATACGGCATCTCCTAAGAGAACAGAGACAGAAGATATTAAGCCCGAAGAACCTCACGGATTGCTGGACATCGCAGACCTGAAAGCGACATCGAGTAAGCCATCACAGCCCATTGATTTGGCCTCCATGCGAGAGCTAGCAAATACTTCCGCCCGCTCTGCTATTGCCAAGCATAGCAAACGTCGCCACTTCGAAGGTGTCTTGGGCAAGTTTCTGGTGTCCTCGATTGCGGGGGGAACCGCAACTGCCATGATTGCTTCAGCCGAACATTTCGCCCATCCCCTTTTTCTCGGCGGATGTGCAGTCGGAGTCGTGAGTATTTATTGGGGGTTCAAACTCATAGCAGAGCTGCTTGAAATGATTCGCGACGGGGGAGCGGAGAGCAAAACGGCCGAATTCTCAGAGCAAGCAGACTCGCTACCTATAGATGGTGGCAATAAATGTCTTGAAGCATCTCAAGACTAG
- a CDS encoding nucleoside hydrolase gives MARKVILDVDPGVADAVALCLALFDPKLEVVAVTATGGNVGPKQATLNVQALVEQLDPQRWPRVGAADPDQLLVTDGREYWGEDGLCGANFRIAELHHRHSAVKLISDEIKTSPGEITIVAGGPMSNIATVLQREPDLAMQVGHLFIVGGTLAGPGNVTPTAEFNVYCDCESARSVFLSPITKTLLPLDVSSKVVLRYDLLDRLPDEKTNRGRVLRKLLPGALRSSHERLGIEGLLVPEAVAIVGILHPELLTTERLYCDVETSGELTRGMTVIDRRRNSPHQPNMDVVVDINVEATIDCILRGLK, from the coding sequence ATGGCCAGAAAAGTGATTCTCGACGTGGACCCAGGTGTAGCCGATGCAGTTGCGCTCTGCTTGGCGCTCTTCGATCCGAAGCTTGAAGTGGTCGCCGTCACTGCGACTGGGGGAAATGTTGGCCCCAAGCAGGCCACACTGAATGTACAGGCACTCGTCGAGCAGCTTGATCCTCAGCGTTGGCCACGAGTGGGAGCTGCGGATCCAGATCAATTGCTCGTCACCGATGGTCGCGAGTATTGGGGAGAGGATGGGCTCTGTGGGGCCAATTTTCGCATCGCAGAACTCCACCATCGTCATTCTGCCGTTAAACTCATATCCGATGAGATCAAAACCTCTCCAGGAGAAATCACGATCGTGGCAGGGGGGCCGATGAGCAATATTGCCACGGTCTTGCAGCGCGAACCGGACTTGGCAATGCAAGTGGGGCACTTGTTTATCGTTGGTGGAACACTTGCGGGACCAGGCAATGTCACTCCCACCGCCGAGTTCAATGTCTATTGCGATTGTGAATCCGCACGTTCTGTTTTTCTTAGCCCAATTACCAAGACTTTGTTGCCATTGGACGTCAGTTCGAAAGTCGTCCTGCGCTATGACTTGCTTGATCGTTTGCCAGATGAGAAGACGAACCGCGGTCGCGTACTCCGCAAACTACTTCCTGGCGCGCTGCGTTCCTCTCATGAGCGACTGGGTATCGAAGGATTGCTCGTACCAGAGGCAGTTGCCATTGTCGGCATTCTTCATCCGGAATTGCTGACCACCGAACGACTCTACTGCGACGTGGAAACCAGTGGCGAGCTAACTCGTGGGATGACGGTCATTGATCGTCGGCGTAATTCGCCGCATCAGCCGAATATGGATGTTGTGGTCGACATCAACGTCGAGGCAACGATTGACTGCATACTGCGCGGGCTGAAGTAG
- a CDS encoding sugar phosphate isomerase/epimerase family protein yields the protein MPATPRVIISAFGDEAAIHKTAWEQYSALAALGLEYYSIRFIDVGNGIKNVMNLTKAEITKLRHLEGDFGLNVASIGSPIGKVKLVSADDGTSNKFVPFKKYLATEVAKACAMAHAFETKLIRGFSFYHPKGTDPWDHLPQAVDQLGEIAEMCHRSDLTFGLEIEANLVGQTGQLMAELHRRVNHPALVTIFDGGNIVSQGFSTQETFEQYQAMKPSIGWMHIKDYHDPQLNSRQTHVEEDKLKNFVPADVGDSGHDQILKDFALEIPKLERRLKRRGIPGVFLDLEPHLKGGGQFGGFSGPDGTAVALKGLTRILDYLGIDYHLRDFGDVCADRGF from the coding sequence ATGCCAGCTACCCCCCGAGTTATCATCTCCGCTTTCGGCGACGAAGCCGCCATTCACAAGACCGCTTGGGAACAGTATTCCGCGCTGGCTGCTTTAGGACTTGAATACTACAGCATACGTTTTATCGACGTCGGCAATGGCATCAAGAATGTGATGAATCTCACCAAGGCGGAGATCACCAAACTACGGCACCTGGAGGGGGACTTCGGACTGAATGTCGCCTCGATAGGCTCGCCCATTGGCAAGGTGAAACTCGTTAGCGCCGACGATGGCACTTCGAACAAGTTTGTACCTTTCAAAAAATACTTGGCAACGGAGGTGGCAAAAGCTTGCGCGATGGCTCACGCATTCGAGACGAAACTCATTCGAGGGTTTTCCTTTTATCACCCTAAGGGGACTGATCCGTGGGACCATCTGCCACAGGCTGTCGATCAACTCGGCGAGATTGCCGAGATGTGCCACCGAAGCGATTTAACTTTTGGCCTGGAAATCGAGGCCAATCTAGTAGGACAAACGGGACAGTTGATGGCGGAGTTACATCGACGTGTGAACCACCCTGCCCTGGTTACCATCTTCGACGGAGGAAATATCGTAAGCCAAGGCTTTTCGACTCAAGAAACCTTTGAGCAATACCAGGCGATGAAGCCCAGCATTGGTTGGATGCACATCAAGGACTACCACGATCCCCAACTTAACTCGCGTCAGACTCACGTCGAGGAGGACAAGTTAAAGAATTTCGTTCCGGCTGATGTCGGTGACAGTGGGCATGACCAGATTCTCAAGGATTTTGCTCTCGAGATACCCAAACTAGAACGACGATTGAAGCGACGTGGTATTCCCGGAGTTTTCCTCGACCTGGAACCACACCTAAAGGGTGGCGGTCAATTTGGCGGATTCAGTGGCCCAGACGGAACCGCGGTAGCTCTCAAGGGACTTACTCGTATCCTCGACTACCTAGGAATCGACTATCACCTGCGTGATTTTGGCGACGTCTGTGCAGATCGTGGGTTCTAG
- a CDS encoding TraR/DksA family transcriptional regulator — protein sequence MARKDSILKLRELLVYRRDALRKALAGDLSMLKSLPEQTGGDVVDAALDAAQDEISSQLAEVESRELAQIESSLERMREGTYGQCEVCEGKIPLARLNALPYAITCIDCQRASESGGGGSVSNNWGSLVDSDFSYTD from the coding sequence ATGGCTAGAAAAGACTCAATATTGAAATTGCGTGAACTTTTGGTTTACCGGCGCGATGCCTTACGCAAGGCTTTGGCCGGGGACCTGAGTATGCTCAAGTCTTTACCAGAGCAGACTGGTGGGGATGTGGTCGACGCTGCCCTCGATGCTGCCCAGGATGAAATCAGCTCGCAATTGGCCGAGGTCGAGAGCCGCGAGTTGGCTCAAATCGAGAGTTCCTTAGAGCGGATGCGCGAAGGGACTTACGGACAATGTGAAGTTTGTGAAGGCAAAATTCCATTGGCTCGCCTGAATGCCCTTCCTTATGCCATAACTTGCATCGATTGCCAACGTGCGTCTGAGTCGGGTGGTGGCGGATCAGTAAGCAATAATTGGGGGAGTCTCGTCGATAGCGATTTCAGCTATACTGACTAG